A single region of the Mangifera indica cultivar Alphonso unplaced genomic scaffold, CATAS_Mindica_2.1 Un_0030, whole genome shotgun sequence genome encodes:
- the LOC123206254 gene encoding probable envelope ADP,ATP carrier protein, chloroplastic yields MREEPAVVTFRSIPNLKVCQFSWIDTTPEYKPLWRTDARLIWTVNHAGRAGCGGGGKVRVDNFACLALAEKQSRKECEPTPAQLAKHPLASLAYVPRDVAIFAAGAVAGAAAKTVTAPLDRIKLLMQTHGVRAGQEGAKKAIGFIEAIVLIAKEEGIKGYWKGNLPQIIRIIPYSAVQLFAYETYKKLFKDKDGQLSVIGRLAAGACAGMTSTFVTYPLDVLRLRLAVEPGYRTMSEVALNMLREEGFASFYYGLGPALIGIAPYIAVNFCIFDLVKKALPEKYQQKAQSSLLTAVVSAGVATLTCYPLDTIRRQMQMKGTPYKSVLDAFTGIIARDGVIGLYRGFLPNALKTLPNSSIRLTTFDIVKRLIATSEKEFQKLVEENREKQSQNAKI; encoded by the exons ATGAGAGAAGAGCCAGCCGTTGTAACATTCCGTAGCATCCCGAACCTCAAAGTCTGTCAGTTTAGCTGGATCGATACGACGCCGGAGTATAAACCGTTGTGGAGAACCGACGCCCGGCTTATTTGGACAGTCAATCATGCTGGTAGAGCTGGTTGTGGTGGTGGAGGTAAAGTTAGGGTTGATAATTTTGCTTGTCTTGCACTGGCGGAGAAGCAAAGTCGAAAGGAGTGCGAGCCTACTCCAGCTCAGCTCGCCAAGCATCCTCTAGCTTCACTCGCTTACGTGCCGAGAGACGTCGCGATTTTTGCGGCTGGTGCCGTCGCTGGAGCTGCCGCCAAAACCGTCACGGCTCCGCTTGACCGTATCAAGCTACTTATGCAG ACTCATGGGGTAAGAGCCGGGCAAGAAGGTGCTAAGAAGGCGATTGGTTTCATTGAG GCCATAGTTTTGATAGCAAAGGAAGAAGGAATTAAAGGATACTGGAAAGGAAACCTCCCTCAG ATTATACGAATTATACCTTATAGTGCAGTTCAGCTCTTTGCTTATGAAACTTACAAG AAACTTTTTAAGGATAAGGATGGTCAGCTCTCTGTGATTGGGAGGCTTGCAGCAGGTGCTTGTGCAGGCATGACATCCACTTTT GTAACATATCCCTTAGATGTCTTGAGATTGCGTTTAGCAGTAGAGCCAGGGTATCGAACTATGTCTGAG GTAGCCTTGAACATGTTGCGAGAGGAAGGATTTGCATCATTCTATTATGGGCTTGGACCTGCTCTTATTGGAATAGCCCCATACATTGCTGTGAACTTCTGCATTTTTGACTT GGTGAAGAAGGCTTTGCCTGAGAAATACCAACAAAAGGCTCAATCATCCCTACTAACTGCTGTTGTTTCAGCTGGTGTTGCCACACTCACATGCTATCCTTTGGACACAATTAGAAGACAGATGCAAATGAAGGGTACACCTTACAAGTCCGTTTTGGATGCTTTTACAG GTATTATTGCACGAGATGGAGTTATTGGCCTGTACAGGGGTTTTTTGCCAAATGCATTAAAAACCCTACCAAACAGCAG CATTAGGCTCACTACCTTTGACATTGTTAAACGTTTAATTGCCACAAGTGAGAAAGAGTTTCAAAAACTTGTGGAGGAAAATCGCGAGAAACAAAGCCAGAATGCCAAGATATAG
- the LOC123206257 gene encoding protein root UVB sensitive 5-like isoform X3 codes for MSYALRLSIPARALESSKNSNRKRARACHLQILSSFSQPNIPEQEEADLGRIQDQSHMILVERYGNGTAKRFILDDECKVQTLLVKHDSVDNRLQGSHFSDTTLSFLPNVVKDFILPAGFPETVSHDYLQYMLLQFPTNVTAWICQALVTSSLLKAVGIDSFSGTTTAISAATIKWVSKDGIGAVGRLFIGGRFGNLFDDDPKQWRMYADFIGSAGSIFDLTTQVYPAYFLPLASLGNLAKAVARGLKDPSFRVIQNHFAIAGNLGEVAAKEEVWEVSAQLLGLALGILILDTPELVRSYPVLALTWLSMRLLHLWLRYQSLSVLQFNSINLKRARILVKSHVSYSTVPGFDDCNKEENILLWEKFMKPRIIFGVPLEEMISVEDTFENIFKGEIYFNCEPTGKRFRGLYIIQGGGY; via the exons ATGTCTTACGCCCTCCGACTCTCAATCCCTGCAAGAGCTTTGGAGTCTTCGAAAAATAGTAATAGAAAGAGAGCAAGAGCATGCCATCTtcaaattctttcttctttctctcagCCCAATATTCCAGAACAAGAAGAGGCTGACTTGGGGAG AATTCAAGACCAATCGCACATGATTTTGGTGGAGAGATATGGCAATGGGACTGCCAAAAG GTTCATCTTAGACGATGAATGTAAAGTGCAAACCTTGCTTGTGAAACATGATTCTGTTGATAATCGATTGCAAGGCTCACATTTCTCTGACACAACTTTGTCCTTCCTTCCGAATGTTGTTAAGGATTTCATTTTACCTGCAGGCTTCCCAG AAACAGTTTCACATGATTACCTTCAGTACATGCTGCTACAGTTTCCTACCAATGTTACTGCTTGGATCTGTCAAGCATTAGTCACATCAAGTCTCCTAAAG GCTGTAGGCATTGATTCTTTCTCTGGAACTACTACTGCGATTTCTGCTGCCACTATCAA ATGGGTCTCCAAGGATGGCATTGGAGCTGTTGGCCGCTTATTCATTG GTGGGCGCTTTGGAAATCTTTTTGATGACGACCCAAAACAATGGCGTATGTATGCAGATTTCATTGGCAGTGCAGGAAG CATATTTGATCTAACTACTCAAGTTTATCCTGCATATTTCCTGCCTTTGGCATCTCTTGGGAATCTTGCCAAG GCTGTAGCGAGAGGACTGAAAGATCCTTCATTCCGTGTGATTCAAAACCATTTTGCAATTGCAGGAAATCTGGGGGAGGTAGCAGCAAAG GAGGAAGTTTGGGAAGTATCTGCTCAGCTGCTTGGCCTTGCTTTGGGCATACTGATCCTG GATACACCCGAGCTTGTAAGATCATATCCAGTTTTGGCATTGACATGGTTGAGCATGCGACTTCTGCACCTTTGGTTACGTTATCAGTCACTTTCAGTTCTACAATTTAACTCT ATAAATCTTAAGCGCGCTCGTATACTGGTAAAATCGCATGTTTCATACTCGACTGTTCCAG GTTTTGATGATTGTaacaaggaagaaaatatattattatgggAAAAGTTCATGAAGCCACGAATTATTTTTGGTGTGCCCTTGGAGGAGATGATTAGTG TTGAAGACACTTTTGAGAATATATTCAAAggagaaatatattttaattgtgaACCAACTGGCAAGAGATTTCGAGGTCTTTATATCATTCAAG GTGGAGGCTACTAG
- the LOC123206257 gene encoding protein root UVB sensitive 5-like isoform X2 encodes MSYALRLSIPARALESSKNSNRKRARACHLQILSSFSQPNIPEQEEADLGRIQDQSHMILVERYGNGTAKRFILDDECKVQTLLVKHDSVDNRLQGSHFSDTTLSFLPNVVKDFILPAGFPVSHDYLQYMLLQFPTNVTAWICQALVTSSLLKAVGIDSFSGTTTAISAATIKWVSKDGIGAVGRLFIGGRFGNLFDDDPKQWRMYADFIGSAGSIFDLTTQVYPAYFLPLASLGNLAKAVARGLKDPSFRVIQNHFAIAGNLGEVAAKEEVWEVSAQLLGLALGILILDTPELVRSYPVLALTWLSMRLLHLWLRYQSLSVLQFNSINLKRARILVKSHVSYSTVPGFDDCNKEENILLWEKFMKPRIIFGVPLEEMISGEKSVFKLKTLLRIYSKEKYILIVNQLARDFEVFISFKVEATSMSVLRSVWQTYWLYEKFESSDNLFDQLSQSLSEMEERFDNFIHRLEKAGWDTRQINLKVPTEISIDESS; translated from the exons ATGTCTTACGCCCTCCGACTCTCAATCCCTGCAAGAGCTTTGGAGTCTTCGAAAAATAGTAATAGAAAGAGAGCAAGAGCATGCCATCTtcaaattctttcttctttctctcagCCCAATATTCCAGAACAAGAAGAGGCTGACTTGGGGAG AATTCAAGACCAATCGCACATGATTTTGGTGGAGAGATATGGCAATGGGACTGCCAAAAG GTTCATCTTAGACGATGAATGTAAAGTGCAAACCTTGCTTGTGAAACATGATTCTGTTGATAATCGATTGCAAGGCTCACATTTCTCTGACACAACTTTGTCCTTCCTTCCGAATGTTGTTAAGGATTTCATTTTACCTGCAGGCTTCCCAG TTTCACATGATTACCTTCAGTACATGCTGCTACAGTTTCCTACCAATGTTACTGCTTGGATCTGTCAAGCATTAGTCACATCAAGTCTCCTAAAG GCTGTAGGCATTGATTCTTTCTCTGGAACTACTACTGCGATTTCTGCTGCCACTATCAA ATGGGTCTCCAAGGATGGCATTGGAGCTGTTGGCCGCTTATTCATTG GTGGGCGCTTTGGAAATCTTTTTGATGACGACCCAAAACAATGGCGTATGTATGCAGATTTCATTGGCAGTGCAGGAAG CATATTTGATCTAACTACTCAAGTTTATCCTGCATATTTCCTGCCTTTGGCATCTCTTGGGAATCTTGCCAAG GCTGTAGCGAGAGGACTGAAAGATCCTTCATTCCGTGTGATTCAAAACCATTTTGCAATTGCAGGAAATCTGGGGGAGGTAGCAGCAAAG GAGGAAGTTTGGGAAGTATCTGCTCAGCTGCTTGGCCTTGCTTTGGGCATACTGATCCTG GATACACCCGAGCTTGTAAGATCATATCCAGTTTTGGCATTGACATGGTTGAGCATGCGACTTCTGCACCTTTGGTTACGTTATCAGTCACTTTCAGTTCTACAATTTAACTCT ATAAATCTTAAGCGCGCTCGTATACTGGTAAAATCGCATGTTTCATACTCGACTGTTCCAG GTTTTGATGATTGTaacaaggaagaaaatatattattatgggAAAAGTTCATGAAGCCACGAATTATTTTTGGTGTGCCCTTGGAGGAGATGATTAGTGGTGAGAAATCTGTTTTTAAG TTGAAGACACTTTTGAGAATATATTCAAAggagaaatatattttaattgtgaACCAACTGGCAAGAGATTTCGAGGTCTTTATATCATTCAAG GTGGAGGCTACTAGCATGTCAGTTTTGCGAAGTGTGTGGCAGACATATTGGCTATATGAAAAGTTTGAAAGCTCAGATAATCTCTTTGACCAGCTTTCACAGAGCTTATCGGAGATGGAAGAAAGGTTTGACAATTTTATACATCGGTTGGAGAAAGCCGGATGGGATACTCGTCAAATAAATCTGAAAGTCCCCACAGAAATCTCCATTGATGAGTCAAGTTAA
- the LOC123206257 gene encoding protein root UVB sensitive 5-like isoform X1, with protein MSYALRLSIPARALESSKNSNRKRARACHLQILSSFSQPNIPEQEEADLGRIQDQSHMILVERYGNGTAKRFILDDECKVQTLLVKHDSVDNRLQGSHFSDTTLSFLPNVVKDFILPAGFPETVSHDYLQYMLLQFPTNVTAWICQALVTSSLLKAVGIDSFSGTTTAISAATIKWVSKDGIGAVGRLFIGGRFGNLFDDDPKQWRMYADFIGSAGSIFDLTTQVYPAYFLPLASLGNLAKAVARGLKDPSFRVIQNHFAIAGNLGEVAAKEEVWEVSAQLLGLALGILILDTPELVRSYPVLALTWLSMRLLHLWLRYQSLSVLQFNSINLKRARILVKSHVSYSTVPGFDDCNKEENILLWEKFMKPRIIFGVPLEEMISGEKSVFKLKTLLRIYSKEKYILIVNQLARDFEVFISFKVEATSMSVLRSVWQTYWLYEKFESSDNLFDQLSQSLSEMEERFDNFIHRLEKAGWDTRQINLKVPTEISIDESS; from the exons ATGTCTTACGCCCTCCGACTCTCAATCCCTGCAAGAGCTTTGGAGTCTTCGAAAAATAGTAATAGAAAGAGAGCAAGAGCATGCCATCTtcaaattctttcttctttctctcagCCCAATATTCCAGAACAAGAAGAGGCTGACTTGGGGAG AATTCAAGACCAATCGCACATGATTTTGGTGGAGAGATATGGCAATGGGACTGCCAAAAG GTTCATCTTAGACGATGAATGTAAAGTGCAAACCTTGCTTGTGAAACATGATTCTGTTGATAATCGATTGCAAGGCTCACATTTCTCTGACACAACTTTGTCCTTCCTTCCGAATGTTGTTAAGGATTTCATTTTACCTGCAGGCTTCCCAG AAACAGTTTCACATGATTACCTTCAGTACATGCTGCTACAGTTTCCTACCAATGTTACTGCTTGGATCTGTCAAGCATTAGTCACATCAAGTCTCCTAAAG GCTGTAGGCATTGATTCTTTCTCTGGAACTACTACTGCGATTTCTGCTGCCACTATCAA ATGGGTCTCCAAGGATGGCATTGGAGCTGTTGGCCGCTTATTCATTG GTGGGCGCTTTGGAAATCTTTTTGATGACGACCCAAAACAATGGCGTATGTATGCAGATTTCATTGGCAGTGCAGGAAG CATATTTGATCTAACTACTCAAGTTTATCCTGCATATTTCCTGCCTTTGGCATCTCTTGGGAATCTTGCCAAG GCTGTAGCGAGAGGACTGAAAGATCCTTCATTCCGTGTGATTCAAAACCATTTTGCAATTGCAGGAAATCTGGGGGAGGTAGCAGCAAAG GAGGAAGTTTGGGAAGTATCTGCTCAGCTGCTTGGCCTTGCTTTGGGCATACTGATCCTG GATACACCCGAGCTTGTAAGATCATATCCAGTTTTGGCATTGACATGGTTGAGCATGCGACTTCTGCACCTTTGGTTACGTTATCAGTCACTTTCAGTTCTACAATTTAACTCT ATAAATCTTAAGCGCGCTCGTATACTGGTAAAATCGCATGTTTCATACTCGACTGTTCCAG GTTTTGATGATTGTaacaaggaagaaaatatattattatgggAAAAGTTCATGAAGCCACGAATTATTTTTGGTGTGCCCTTGGAGGAGATGATTAGTGGTGAGAAATCTGTTTTTAAG TTGAAGACACTTTTGAGAATATATTCAAAggagaaatatattttaattgtgaACCAACTGGCAAGAGATTTCGAGGTCTTTATATCATTCAAG GTGGAGGCTACTAGCATGTCAGTTTTGCGAAGTGTGTGGCAGACATATTGGCTATATGAAAAGTTTGAAAGCTCAGATAATCTCTTTGACCAGCTTTCACAGAGCTTATCGGAGATGGAAGAAAGGTTTGACAATTTTATACATCGGTTGGAGAAAGCCGGATGGGATACTCGTCAAATAAATCTGAAAGTCCCCACAGAAATCTCCATTGATGAGTCAAGTTAA